CCACTTTCTTCGCCAACTACACACGTGAAACAACATACCAACCGCTCACACACACGTGGCACATCGCAGCAGTCAGGCAGAGAACATACCAAGACCTGTTGAACGACCTCAACAGGGCACAGGAACAGATAAACCAACTCCGCACAACCATCCAAATCCTCGAAACAGAGATAAACACGCTCCGGACACGTCTCGAGGAAGCCCTCAACACCGCGGCGATGCTCACGGCACGCCTCAACAGCTCAAGGGAAGAGATAAAGCGGCTTGAGCAGCGTATCCAAACCATGTCCGAGGAATACAGGCAGCTGAACGATAGGTATGTCTCCACGGTAGGTGAGCTGAAAGCACTACAGGCCAGTTATGAGATGCTTAGCAGGGAAAACGAGGCGCTCTCAACCAGCTATCAGCAGCTTCTCCACGACTATCGGAACCTCACCAAGGAGTATAGCATGCTGCAGGCGACTTTCAACCAGCTACATGAACTCTATGAGGGGTTGGTCACGCGTCACGAGTCGGCGAAACAGCAGATAGGCTACCTACAGTCCCAGCTCGATGAAAACAGGAGAGAACTCGGCGACCTCCGTCTCCGCTACAGCCTCCTCAGCGACGAAAACCTTCTCCACCGAAACATCGCCTACGCCGAGGCCTTCATCATTTTAGCAGTCGTTGTCGCAGCAGTTTCATATGGCTTGTCGAGGAGAAGAATTTGGCGGAGTCCACCTGCTCTTCCTCCGCCCCCGCCGCCTAATACCTAGGCATGCTGGGGTCTATGCGCTCCGCCCATGCGTCTATTCCGCCTGCGAGGTTGCGGACACGTCTGAACCCGAGGTCGCGGAGAAGCTTCACGGCCATGCTGCTTCTTACGCCTGTGTGGCAGTAGGCGACGATTTCATCCGTTAAGCTGAGCTTGTTGACGTGCTCGGGTAGCTTGGACAAGGGTATGAGCAAGGCGTTCTCGAGATGGCATATCTCGTATTCGACGGGCTCGCGGACATCGAGGAGAAACACCTTCTCACCTTTCTGCAATTTTTCATGAAGCTCCTCGGGTGTTATGTGCATGCTTGTGTCGGCTGAAGGTGTTACCCCGCAGAAAGCCTCATAGTCTATCAGCTCACGTATCCGGGGGTTGGGGCCGCAGATAACACAGTTAGGGTCTTTGCGCAGTTTAAGCTCTGTGAAGGACATGTGAAGGCCGTCGAAGAGAAGCAGTCTTCCCACCAGAGGCTCGCCTATGCCGATTATCAGCTTGATGGTCTCCATGGCCTGAAGAGCGCCGATGACGCCGGGCAAAACACCCAGCACACCCCCCTCAGCACAGCTTGGGACAAGGCCTGGGGGTGGGGGCTCGGGGTAGAGGCATCGGTAGCATGGGCCTCTGCGTGCATCGAAGACTGAGACCTGTCCATCAAACCTGAAAATGCTGCCGTAGACGTTGGGTTTGCCGAGGAGGACGCAGGCATCATTCACTAGATACCGTGTCGGGAAATTGTCTGTGCCGTCGACGACTATGTCATAGTCTTTGATGATGTCCAACGCGTTTTCCGAGGTCAATCTTGTCTCGTATGTCTCCACCTCGATGTGCGGGTTCAGCGCGGTCAGCCTCTCTTTAGCGACCTCGAGCTTCGGCCTCTTTACGTCCCTGGTGGTGTAGAGAACCTGTCTCTGGAGGTTGCTTTCGTCGACGAGGTCAAAGTCAACAAGACCGATTTTGCCTACGCCGGCCGCTGCGAGGTAGAGCGATATCGGTGAGCCAAGCCCTCCCGCGCCCACAACCAACACCTTGGCTGCCTTCAGCTTCTTCTGACCCGCCATACCCACCTCGGGAATAATGAGGTGCCTGCCATACCTCTTAATCTCCTCAAAGGATAAGGAGACGGTTTCCGTGGTTAGGGCTCTCACCTTCAACCAACACCATCAAAACGCCGTTATTTAAAGGCGAAAAAAAGACCAGAAAACACATCAGTGAAAGAACCTAACAAACGCCTAGCGTGATAGATGATTCATACATCACGTAAATAAAAGTGTCCACAAAGATGCGCGTAGCCATGATGCTTAAAATAAGAGAGCTTTGGAAGGTTTATAGGAGTAGGGCTGGAGAATATCCCGCTTTAAGAGGTGTAAATCTGGAACTTGAGCGAAATGATTTCGTAGCTGTGGTGGGGCCTTCAGGCTCGGGGAAAACCACGTTACTAAACCTCGTTGGAGCTCTTGACAAACCAACTCAAGGCGACATAATCTTGGACGGTGTGAGCTATTCCAACCTAGATAGAAAAGGATTCAACAAATTGCGGAGAGAAAAAATAGGATTCATCTTCCAGACCTACAACCTCTTATCCGCTCTGACTGCTCTAGAGAATGTTGAGATGGCTGCAATACCGAACAAAACAGACCCGAGGACAAGGCGTAAGAAAGCATTGGATTTGTTGGAGAAGCTAGGGGTTGCAGACAAGGCAAACAAGAAACCAACCGAGCTGAGCGGAGGCGAGCAACAGAGAGTAGCCATAGCTAGGGCTTTGATAAACGACCCGGCACTAATCCTGGCTGACGAGCCGACTGGAAACCTTGACTCAAAAAACGCGACAAAAGTAGGTGAGCTTCTCCGTGAGGTAAACGAAAGTAGCGAGAAAGCGGTTCTCCTAGTTACTCATAACCTTGAGGTGGCTAGGTATGCAGACCGAATCGCATACATGAGAGACGGAGTTATTGAAAAAGTGGAGGTTGTGAGAGAATGAAAGCCTATGCACTACTCTTGGCCCTACTCGTACTGGCTTTACCCGCCTACTCCCAGGAGGTCGGGTCCAACTTAGCTATAGTCTCCATAAAATGGGGTACTTCCTCTCAACCTGTTGAAGTAGGACCAGGCTCCGTAAACGCCCCACTCAGTATTCAAATACTTAACAGGAACAACCTAGCAATTAGATACGCCAAGTTAACCCTGAGTCTACCCGAAGGGATAACCTCAACCACCGGCAGCAGATCGGATGTAGTATATCTATCAACCATGAACCCGGGCACCATCTCGGAAGCCGTCTTCTACCTCAACATAGACAGAAACCTGAAAACCGGCGTACACCAAGCCACCCTCTACATAGAAGGAATAAATGAGGATGACACATCTTTTTCATACACAACCGCCATTCAATTAAGAATCAACGGCGAGGTCGACCTACATGTTTCAAACGTGGAGAAAACAGTTATAGCTGGACG
The sequence above is drawn from the Candidatus Caldarchaeum subterraneum genome and encodes:
- a CDS encoding molybdopterin biosynthesis protein MoeB translates to MKVRALTTETVSLSFEEIKRYGRHLIIPEVGMAGQKKLKAAKVLVVGAGGLGSPISLYLAAAGVGKIGLVDFDLVDESNLQRQVLYTTRDVKRPKLEVAKERLTALNPHIEVETYETRLTSENALDIIKDYDIVVDGTDNFPTRYLVNDACVLLGKPNVYGSIFRFDGQVSVFDARRGPCYRCLYPEPPPPGLVPSCAEGGVLGVLPGVIGALQAMETIKLIIGIGEPLVGRLLLFDGLHMSFTELKLRKDPNCVICGPNPRIRELIDYEAFCGVTPSADTSMHITPEELHEKLQKGEKVFLLDVREPVEYEICHLENALLIPLSKLPEHVNKLSLTDEIVAYCHTGVRSSMAVKLLRDLGFRRVRNLAGGIDAWAERIDPSMPRY
- a CDS encoding ABC transporter ATP-binding protein; its protein translation is MMLKIRELWKVYRSRAGEYPALRGVNLELERNDFVAVVGPSGSGKTTLLNLVGALDKPTQGDIILDGVSYSNLDRKGFNKLRREKIGFIFQTYNLLSALTALENVEMAAIPNKTDPRTRRKKALDLLEKLGVADKANKKPTELSGGEQQRVAIARALINDPALILADEPTGNLDSKNATKVGELLREVNESSEKAVLLVTHNLEVARYADRIAYMRDGVIEKVEVVRE